In Paracoccus sp. N5, a single window of DNA contains:
- a CDS encoding cold-shock protein: MANGTVKWFNATKGFGFIAPEGGSKDVFVHISALERAGLRGLNDGQAVTFDLERDRNGRESATNLALA, from the coding sequence ATGGCCAATGGCACCGTGAAATGGTTCAACGCCACCAAGGGTTTCGGCTTCATCGCCCCCGAAGGCGGTTCGAAGGACGTTTTCGTCCATATCTCGGCGCTGGAGCGTGCCGGCCTGCGCGGTCTGAACGACGGCCAGGCGGTGACCTTCGACCTGGAGCGTGACCGCAACGGCCGCGAATCGGCGACGAACCTGGCGCTGGCGTAA
- a CDS encoding glycine betaine ABC transporter substrate-binding protein: protein MEDKGYTVELTEFSEWGIAYAALAKGTCRSWSARPMRGAGLLEPQQEHGLYRGIAVPKYVPIVSIEQLSDNADKFGGKIIGIEPGAGLMREAADAVDAYGMKLQLVEGSPAAMTATLKSAVDRQDWIAVTLWEPT from the coding sequence ATGGAGGACAAGGGCTATACGGTCGAGTTGACCGAGTTTTCCGAATGGGGCATCGCCTATGCCGCGCTGGCCAAGGGGACGTGCAGATCCTGGTCAGCCAGACCGATGCGTGGCGCAGGATTGCTGGAACCGCAACAAGAACATGGGCTTTACCGGGGCATCGCGGTGCCGAAATACGTGCCGATCGTTTCGATCGAGCAGTTGAGCGACAATGCCGATAAATTCGGCGGCAAGATTATCGGCATCGAGCCGGGCGCCGGGCTGATGCGCGAGGCTGCCGATGCGGTCGATGCCTATGGCATGAAGCTGCAACTGGTCGAGGGCTCGCCCGCCGCCATGACCGCCACGCTGAAATCCGCTGTCGACCGCCAGGACTGGATCGCCGTAACGCTGTGGGAGCCGACCTAG
- a CDS encoding TRAP transporter large permease — MVEILVAAFLILMVIGVPVAFALAMSAFAAVAISGRYPMVVVVKEMFTGLDSFPLLAVPFFILAAEIMSTGAISRMLLRFASQFVGHLRGGLGYANILTGTLFAGISGSALASAAGPGAMMARMMERSGYSKGYAGALTISVSVVDPIIPPSITMIIYALQDRNVSVGSLFMAGLLLGLLISGLIALVNWGISRKRDYRSLEPRPPVRQMLLNTGAALPALLLIVLIVGGIRAGLFTPTEASVVAVFYAVVVSAFVYRGFSWADLWGAFLRSAIMSVAVLMILAAARAFAWVLIIEGVPQAMADAVIAMDLSPIAFLLMVNLLLLVFGMFMDPLPGVMILVPVLAPIAHSLGIAADHFAIIVIVNLTFGLMTPPVGSLIFVVASATKQRPSALIRELPPFFFAAMAALLILTFVPALSTWLPHVSGFAR; from the coding sequence TTGGTTGAGATCCTGGTCGCCGCCTTCCTGATCCTGATGGTGATCGGGGTGCCTGTCGCATTCGCGCTGGCGATGTCGGCCTTTGCCGCCGTGGCGATCAGCGGGCGCTATCCCATGGTCGTGGTCGTCAAGGAAATGTTCACCGGCCTCGACAGCTTTCCGCTGCTGGCCGTGCCCTTCTTCATCCTCGCGGCCGAGATCATGTCCACCGGGGCGATCTCGCGCATGCTCTTGCGCTTTGCCTCGCAATTCGTCGGCCATCTGCGCGGGGGCTTGGGCTATGCCAACATCCTGACCGGGACGCTGTTCGCGGGCATCTCGGGTTCGGCCCTGGCCTCGGCCGCCGGCCCGGGGGCGATGATGGCGCGGATGATGGAGCGGTCGGGCTATTCCAAGGGCTATGCCGGGGCGCTGACCATCTCGGTCTCGGTGGTCGATCCGATCATCCCGCCCTCGATCACCATGATCATCTATGCGCTGCAGGACCGCAATGTCTCGGTCGGGTCGCTGTTCATGGCCGGCCTGCTGCTCGGCCTGCTGATCTCGGGGCTGATCGCGCTGGTGAACTGGGGGATCAGCCGCAAGCGCGACTATCGCAGCCTCGAGCCGCGCCCGCCGGTCCGGCAGATGCTGCTCAACACCGGCGCGGCGTTGCCGGCGCTGCTGCTGATCGTGCTGATCGTCGGCGGCATCCGCGCCGGGCTGTTCACGCCGACCGAGGCCTCGGTCGTGGCGGTGTTCTATGCCGTCGTGGTCTCGGCCTTTGTCTATCGCGGGTTCAGCTGGGCGGACCTGTGGGGCGCCTTCCTGCGCTCGGCGATCATGTCGGTCGCGGTGCTGATGATCCTGGCCGCCGCCCGCGCCTTTGCCTGGGTGCTGATCATCGAGGGCGTGCCGCAGGCCATGGCCGATGCCGTGATCGCGATGGACCTGTCGCCGATCGCCTTCCTGCTGATGGTGAACCTGCTGCTGCTGGTCTTCGGCATGTTCATGGACCCGCTGCCGGGGGTGATGATCCTGGTCCCGGTCCTGGCACCCATCGCGCACAGCCTGGGCATCGCCGCGGATCATTTCGCGATCATCGTCATCGTCAACCTGACCTTCGGGCTGATGACGCCGCCGGTCGGCAGCCTGATCTTCGTCGTGGCCTCGGCCACCAAGCAGCGGCCTTCGGCGCTGATCCGCGAGTTGCCGCCCTTCTTCTTCGCGGCGATGGCGGCGCTGCTGATTCTGACCTTCGTGCCGGCGCTGTCGACCTGGCTGCCCCATGTCAGCGGCTTCGCCCGCTAG
- a CDS encoding TRAP transporter small permease, whose product MRRIERAFVAVNGAVLVLALMAMTLILGWNVAGRYLTGNSLTWADEVARYAMIWVTFLGAGLALREGAHAAITNAQEALPTQGQRVLRGVILLLLFGFFGFMVWVGLDYMGRMSVQKSAALRVPMKWVYAAMPVGFALLIVHLALIAPRYLRAGLEHSDEAAVG is encoded by the coding sequence ATGCGCCGGATCGAACGCGCCTTCGTCGCTGTGAACGGTGCCGTGCTGGTGCTGGCGCTGATGGCGATGACCCTGATCCTGGGCTGGAACGTCGCCGGCCGCTACCTGACCGGCAACTCGCTGACCTGGGCGGACGAGGTGGCGCGCTACGCCATGATCTGGGTGACCTTCCTGGGCGCGGGGCTGGCCCTGCGCGAGGGGGCGCATGCCGCCATCACCAATGCGCAAGAGGCGCTGCCGACGCAGGGCCAGCGCGTCCTGCGGGGGGTCATCCTGTTGCTGCTGTTCGGCTTTTTCGGCTTCATGGTCTGGGTCGGGCTGGATTACATGGGCCGGATGTCGGTGCAGAAATCCGCGGCGCTGCGCGTGCCGATGAAATGGGTCTATGCCGCGATGCCCGTGGGCTTCGCCCTGCTGATCGTGCATCTGGCGCTGATCGCGCCGCGCTATCTGCGCGCGGGGCTTGAACATTCGGACGAGGCCGCCGTTGGTTGA
- a CDS encoding TRAP transporter substrate-binding protein, giving the protein MKHVLVASLLGAVFALPAAAQEIKIGYALAEDSHYGAGAKAFEASLKESLGDAFTFRHFPSSGLGGEREVLEGLQLGTVEMTIASDGTLTNFVPEVGVLGIPFLLRDKDHARKVLDGEIGQEMLAKFDDAGLHALAWGEQGFRHITSNRGAIETPADMAGLKIRTMENPIHIEAFRALGAAPTPMAWPEVIGALEQGAIDGQENPLSVIVSAKLNEVQKNLTLDGHVYSSTIILVSPSLWGGLDETQQAAFQKAAKDAVVAMRAYVDEVDASGVASMQEQGMTVNELTPEQKAAFREALAEPYKSYEAQFGKELMDRISAVE; this is encoded by the coding sequence GCTCGGTGCCGTATTCGCCCTGCCCGCCGCCGCGCAAGAGATCAAGATCGGCTATGCGCTGGCCGAGGACAGCCATTACGGCGCCGGCGCCAAGGCTTTCGAAGCCTCCCTCAAGGAAAGCCTGGGCGATGCCTTCACCTTCCGGCATTTCCCCTCGTCGGGCCTGGGCGGGGAACGCGAGGTGCTCGAGGGGCTGCAACTGGGCACGGTCGAGATGACCATCGCCTCGGACGGCACGCTGACGAATTTCGTGCCCGAGGTCGGCGTGCTGGGCATTCCCTTCCTGCTGCGCGACAAGGATCATGCCCGCAAGGTTCTGGACGGCGAGATCGGCCAGGAAATGCTGGCGAAATTCGACGATGCCGGCCTGCATGCGCTGGCCTGGGGCGAGCAGGGCTTCCGCCACATCACCTCGAACCGCGGCGCGATCGAGACTCCGGCGGACATGGCCGGGCTCAAGATCCGCACCATGGAGAACCCGATCCATATCGAGGCCTTCCGCGCGCTTGGCGCCGCGCCCACGCCCATGGCCTGGCCCGAGGTGATCGGCGCGCTGGAACAGGGCGCCATCGACGGCCAGGAAAACCCGCTGTCGGTGATCGTCTCGGCCAAGCTGAACGAGGTCCAGAAGAACCTGACGCTGGACGGGCACGTCTATTCCTCGACCATCATCCTGGTGTCGCCCTCGCTCTGGGGCGGGCTGGACGAGACGCAGCAGGCCGCCTTCCAGAAGGCCGCCAAGGACGCGGTGGTCGCCATGCGCGCCTATGTCGACGAGGTCGATGCCTCGGGCGTGGCGTCGATGCAGGAACAGGGCATGACCGTGAACGAGCTGACGCCCGAGCAGAAGGCGGCGTTCCGCGAGGCGCTGGCCGAGCCCTACAAATCCTACGAGGCCCAGTTCGGCAAGGAGCTGATGGACCGCATCAGCGCGGTCGAGTAG